From one Lycium ferocissimum isolate CSIRO_LF1 chromosome 7, AGI_CSIRO_Lferr_CH_V1, whole genome shotgun sequence genomic stretch:
- the LOC132063837 gene encoding UDP-D-xylose:L-fucose alpha-1,3-D-xylosyltransferase MGP4, with protein MSSTSLHQRPLHNPLTDSNPLSPPSSQTSQKHTSFLQSRTTLLFLLSLLVILGVLYPYIQFPQNGFLSYTSKSNLFESKWRDYSLPKAAAFVAKNNTLIVCIVSEPYLPFLNNWLISIVRQKHHEKVLVIAEDYPTLFKVNERWPGHAVIIPPVLESQTAHKFGSQGFFNFTSRRPRHLLQILELGYNVMYNDVDMVWLADPFQYLEGKHDIYFMDDMAAVKHLNHSHGLPPPGKKGRPYICSCMIYARPTNGAKLVMKKWIEEMQIQPWSRAKKANDQPAFNWALMKTAEQVDMYLLPQSGFPTGGLYFRNKTWVKETKGMHVIIHNNYIVGFEKKTKRFRDYGLWLVDDYSSESPLGRLD; from the exons ATGTCATCAACATCTTTACACCAAAGACCTCTTCACAATCCTCTCACAGACTCAAATCCATTATCCCCACCATCTTCTCAAACTTCCCAAAAACACACTTCTTTTCTTCAAAGCCGAACCACCCTTTtgttccttctttctcttttagtAATTCTTGGAGTTCTCTATCCATACATTCAATTTCCTCAAAATGGGTTTCTCTCTTACACCTCAAAATCCAATCTTTTTGAATCCAAATGGCGTGACTATTCTTTGCCTAAAGCTGCAGCCTTTGTGGCTAAGAATAATACACTTATAGTATGTATTGTTAGTGAACCTTACTTACCCTTTTTGAATAACTGGTTGATTAGTATTGTGAGACAaaaacatcatgagaaagttCTTGTTATTGCTGAGGATTATCCTACTTTGTTTAAGGTTAATGAAAGGTGGCCTGGTCATGCTGTGATTATTCCTCCTGTTTTGGAGTCCCAAACTGCTCATAAGTTTGGATCTCAG GGATTCTTCAACTTTACGTCCAGAAGGCCTCGGCATCTTCTGCAAATTTTGGAGCTTGGTTATAATGTCATGTACAACGATGTTGATATGGTTTGGTTAGCGGATCCATTTCAATATTTAGAAGGAAAGCATGATATATACTTCATGGATGACATGGCTGCG GTAAAACATCTGAATCACTCTCATGGTTTGCCACCTCCAGGGAAGAAGGGTCGGCCTTATATCTGTAGCTGCATGATCTATGCACGACCCACCAATGGAGCAAAACTAGTTATGAAAAAGTGGATTGAGGAAATGCAGATTCAACCATGGTCCAGAGCAAAGAAAGCTAATGACCAGCCAGCTTTTAATTGGGCATTGATGAAAACTGCTGAACAG GTTGACATGTATCTGCTTCCTCAGTCAGGATTCCCAACGGGTGGTCTATACTTTAGAAACAAGACTTGGGTGAAGGAAACTAAGGGAATgcatgttattattcataacaACTACATAGTCGGTTTTGAGAAGAAGACAAAACGTTTCCGTGATTATGGTCTCTGGTTGGTGGATGATTATAGCTCTGAATCTCCACTTGGCAGATTAGACTAG
- the LOC132063838 gene encoding protein ABIL1 isoform X2 yields the protein MHGSGEGLDHIGSTELKNLRPQLYSAAEYCEKSYLQNEQKQMVLDNLKDYAVRALVNAVDHLGTVAYKLTDLLEQQTLDVTTMELKVTCLDQRLLTCKTYTEKEGLRQQQLLAIIPRHHKHYILPNSAGKKVHFSPQVKMDSRQHLQARPRLYPSGTPAAKTLSWHLATETKSTLKGTSRTFMSPEEAKGSEKASAAFNLLDEENTRKKTYVARPQSPNVRPASSLAMQTLGVTRQGTLEGSKPLTPYRSFDNPRRDIIRAPNRSRSMLSAFFVKHKTSKLKTSAVS from the exons atgcacgggtccggggaagggctgGACCACATTGGGTCAACT GAACTCAAGAACTTGAGGCCGCAACTTTATTCTGCTGCAGAATATTGTGAGAAGTCTTATCTTCAAAACGAGCAGAAACAAAT GGTTCTTGATAACCTGAAAGACTATGCTGTAAGAGCTCTTGTCAATGCTGTCGACCACCTGGGAACAGTTGCTTATAAGTTAACCGACTTGCTTGAGCAACAAACACTGGATGTCACAACCATGGAGCTAAAGGTCACGTGTCTTGATCAG cGACTTCTGACATGCAAAACATACACTGAGAAAGAAGGCCTCAGGCAGCAACAGCTATTAGCTATCATCCCAAGGCATCACAAGCATTATATTTTGCCAA ATTCTGCTGGAAAGAAGGTGCACTTCAGCCCTCAAGTTAAGATGGACTCGAGGCAACATTTACAAGCAAGACCCCGCCTTTATCCTTCAG GTACGCCTGCTGCGAAAACTCTCTCTTGGCATCTGGCAACAGAAACCAAATCGACATTGAAAGGGACTTCACGTACTTTTATGAG TCCTGAGGAAGCAAAAGGTTCTGAAAAAGCATCAGCCGCATTCAACTTGTTAG ATGAAGAGAATACCCGGAAGAAAACATATGTAGCTCGTCCTCAGTCACCCAACGTTCGTCCTGCATCAAGTCTAGCGATGCAAACTTTGGGGGTCACGCGGCAG GGTACCCTGGAGGGCAGCAAACCTCTAACACCATACAGATCATTTGATAATCCAAGACGGGACATTATCCGTGCACCTAATCGCAGCAGGAGTATGCTCTCGGCTTTCTTTGTCAAGCATAAGACATCTAAGTTGAAGACCAGTGCTGTCTCGTAA
- the LOC132063838 gene encoding protein ABIL1 isoform X1, which translates to MEIEQLKLENTPAMTFDEVSMERSKSFVKALQELKNLRPQLYSAAEYCEKSYLQNEQKQMVLDNLKDYAVRALVNAVDHLGTVAYKLTDLLEQQTLDVTTMELKVTCLDQRLLTCKTYTEKEGLRQQQLLAIIPRHHKHYILPNSAGKKVHFSPQVKMDSRQHLQARPRLYPSGTPAAKTLSWHLATETKSTLKGTSRTFMSPEEAKGSEKASAAFNLLDEENTRKKTYVARPQSPNVRPASSLAMQTLGVTRQGTLEGSKPLTPYRSFDNPRRDIIRAPNRSRSMLSAFFVKHKTSKLKTSAVS; encoded by the exons ATGGAAATAGAGCAATTGAAGCTTGAGAATACTCCGGCTATGACGTTTGATGAAGTGTCAATGGAGCGAAGCAAGAGTTTCGTTAAGGCATTACAG GAACTCAAGAACTTGAGGCCGCAACTTTATTCTGCTGCAGAATATTGTGAGAAGTCTTATCTTCAAAACGAGCAGAAACAAAT GGTTCTTGATAACCTGAAAGACTATGCTGTAAGAGCTCTTGTCAATGCTGTCGACCACCTGGGAACAGTTGCTTATAAGTTAACCGACTTGCTTGAGCAACAAACACTGGATGTCACAACCATGGAGCTAAAGGTCACGTGTCTTGATCAG cGACTTCTGACATGCAAAACATACACTGAGAAAGAAGGCCTCAGGCAGCAACAGCTATTAGCTATCATCCCAAGGCATCACAAGCATTATATTTTGCCAA ATTCTGCTGGAAAGAAGGTGCACTTCAGCCCTCAAGTTAAGATGGACTCGAGGCAACATTTACAAGCAAGACCCCGCCTTTATCCTTCAG GTACGCCTGCTGCGAAAACTCTCTCTTGGCATCTGGCAACAGAAACCAAATCGACATTGAAAGGGACTTCACGTACTTTTATGAG TCCTGAGGAAGCAAAAGGTTCTGAAAAAGCATCAGCCGCATTCAACTTGTTAG ATGAAGAGAATACCCGGAAGAAAACATATGTAGCTCGTCCTCAGTCACCCAACGTTCGTCCTGCATCAAGTCTAGCGATGCAAACTTTGGGGGTCACGCGGCAG GGTACCCTGGAGGGCAGCAAACCTCTAACACCATACAGATCATTTGATAATCCAAGACGGGACATTATCCGTGCACCTAATCGCAGCAGGAGTATGCTCTCGGCTTTCTTTGTCAAGCATAAGACATCTAAGTTGAAGACCAGTGCTGTCTCGTAA